A window of Punica granatum isolate Tunisia-2019 chromosome 8, ASM765513v2, whole genome shotgun sequence genomic DNA:
aattttggaTAACCGATCGTATTGTGctctaaatatatttttcgttGATTTAAATTCCATCATTTGGTGAATTATAATGGGTGGATACTTGAATATTGgccataaattttttttattaccaTTTCATTGGATTTCCGTTTTATTCCAAATAGGGAACGTAGTATTTCCCATACGTTTATGTATACTTTTACATTAGTATGAGCAAAAGATTTCGCATGGCACATATTGATGACATCATAGAAATTATGGCTATGTTAAATAATCTTTGATTATGAAGTTAACTATCTCGCCCCTGGGGGGAGGAATGACAGTATGGTAGCTTCCCCATTAGAATGGCTTTTATTATACTAGTTTAATAGctcgtgcaatgcacgggttTACTTAgtaattctaaaataaaataatacttttcaaacaatattttgatttcatgattttgatattttatatttttctcccTTTTCATTATCCTAGTAActtttataactgaaaaagcatatatatatatatatgtgtgtaaattaataataagtGTATAATATTTAATCCCAATAAAGATATTAGTCCATTGATGCAAATTTCTGcttcaaattttgaatttttatgaaCTAATTTTATTCCTTCTAgttaaaatgattttgaattaaaaaactgttaatattaaatataacatTATTGTTTAAACCACTAATTAATAATGACGATAACATTtcattctattttcttttgagcTGAGCACTAGTAATAATCATTATAAGTTCTTGGTATAATATTGTACGTATgaatcataaaatattttattatgtttatCTCCATATATTCAAGTcaaattacaattttatttcaattaatacTTCCCATTAAATGCACAATTCTTCttcaatatttaaaatattttagagcatgaaattaaatttaaaatatatttatttttcaggagaaaaatttcaacatttatatataaattattttctagagaaaaattaaagtttattaatattttatacaaaacaaaattaattatttatattgatatatttaatGTATAATAAATGCTCCTATTCTCCTTTAAAGTTTATATATGTTACACATATTAAGGATGTTTCGATTATGTTACAAGTTTGAAGTCTTTTTGATATGGCCTACTGATATGTTTTAGTATgtttatattgaaaaaaaaatacatatacgTCTATGCTATGTGAATTTACTCATTTTGCTTTTGGAAAAGTTTCTGCTCCGTAACAGATGTATTAGGAGATTCCATCTTTGATAGTGTGAATCGTTCTCTTATTGATGTCTGGTTGATTTTCGGGTTATAAGAGAGAGGGTTCACTTATTATTGTTTGACGTTTTTGTCCTAACTAGCCCACTAGCCCTGAACCGAAAGTGTGAGTATCGAGGATTCTTTGTTTTCTATCGATCGTTATCATTTGATATGAAATTTGGCATCCTCAAATGATGTAGTTTCAGAAATTATTAAGTATAAGAAAAACAGCTAGTTTTAGTCCTCAACTTCATGCCTTCGAATGTGTCCCGTTTGCTTCTATCATGAAACATGAAAGTTATTTCCCCCTTCAAATTACTGTGCTCTTTACTGCCACTATCACGcgtcatttttcttttcagttgACAAGCGAGAAGAAGCCAAAAGACAGACGAATTAAGAAATGAAAAGTCAGGCAGGGTATGCAAGTCCCTATAATATCTCCTAATAAGATATCCATGTTGGAAATTATAGATTGCAAATTcattggattttattaatgggtcACTTAGTGTGATTCATGAGTACTTGGACAAATTCGGGTTACGAAATGAAGGTTCATTCATTCAATGGATACATTTGAGTGCAAGATAAGTAATGTATATGGAAGTGTCTACATTAATTAAGTGTTCATGTAAGATCATTAATTGCTTATCCATGGGTGATGTTCCATCTAAGAGTTATGTCTAATACAAAGGGTTCTGACTATTCGATAGTGTTCATTGAGTGCATATAAATAGAGACGCTATAATGCTCAAAtgattattaagaaaattacaGAAATCAGAGTGAGAGTTAGGGAATTCCTCGATTTTGCTAGTTGAAGGAATTCATAAGGATTTGTTGTATCCCGGGAGGACTTTTGCCTTAATCCTCTAGTAACTTTGTGTGAGGGCGAATAGTTCTCTTTGGAAAGCGTTATTCGTGCCTCGAATCCTATTGTGTTAACTCCACATTGCCTCCAGATCGATCGTCTCCACCCATTTCCCCAACAATCAAAGAGAACTATTTTGAGATGGCGACGGAGGTTATCACTGCGTTCAAAGTGATGAACCAAGAGTTTGTGAAACTTAATCGATTTGACGGCACAAACTTCAACCGCTGGAAGGATAAGATGTTGTTCCTCCTTACCGTCTTAAATGTGGCGTACGTTCTGGACCCGAACCTGCAACCCTTGGAGGATCCCGCCCCCGATGCAACCCCCCAGGAAATCGCAAAGGTGGCCGAACTCAAGAAGAAGCACGAGGAAGACAAATTCACATGTCGTGGACACATCCTCAACACTTTGTCCGATCGACTGTACGATCTCTACATGTCGATGCAGTCCCCGATGAAGATATGGAAAGCTCTTGAGGAGAAATACAACACCAAGCGGCAATGTAtcgataaatttttaatgatgaAGTATTTCGAATTCAAAATGCTCGATAGTGTCCCTATCATAGATCAAGTCCATGAACTACAAATCCTTGTAAGTAGGCTTTGTGACCTGAAAGTTATTATTCTGGAATCGCTACAAGTCGAGGCTATCATCTCAAAGTTACCCTTGTCTTGGAACGATTACCGGAAGAAACTCCTGTATATGATGGAGGAATTCACTGTGGAGAAAATATTTAGGCATTTACGTATTGAAGAGGAAATTCAGAAGCGCGATGCGGTGTATCTTCCCCAAGGTTCTAAAGTGAACCATGTGAGTAAGTCCAAGAACTCTCGGAAAGGCAAGCGAAAGGCTACGTCCGAGACCGAAGACACGTAAGACAAGAAGAGAAAGTCTCGCAGTTGCTATCATTGCAATAAGAAAGGGCACTACATTAAGGATTGTAAACTTctcaaaaaggagaaagatgCCACAGATTCCAAAGCCAATGTGGTTGAGGACATGGACTTTGTAGCCATGGTTACAGGAGGAATCAAGAGCTTGGAGATTGATATGATTACCGAACTCAACATAGCCATGACCGATAAGTCCTATAATTGGTGGCTCGACTCCGGAGTTACTGTCCATGTGTGTAACGACCGCCAACAATTCAAGAGCTATGAACCAGTGGCAAACCGTGAGGTGCATATGGGCAACCATCAATCGGTCAAGGTGCTCGATCAAGGGACGGTGGAACTCAACTTTACATCCGGGAAGAAATTGACCTTAATCAATGTGTTGCATGTTCCCTATATAAGAAAGAATTTACTGTCCACGAGTCTTTTGTGCAATAAGGGGTTCAAGGTTATATTAGAATCCGATAAGTTAGTCTTGTTCAAGGGATATTGTAGTGAGGGCATGTTCAAGTTGAGCATTGATATGAATAAAGCTAATTCTTCTGCCTATATTGTTGAATCTTATCCTTTGTGGCATGCACGTTTagcacattttaattttaaaactttacaatatatgcaaaagaatggttacatcaatttaagTGATGATAAACTTGTTgataaatgtgaaatttgtgttcaatcaaaaaattaacaagaaattgtttcttaaaaattgtgaaagaaaTTCACAAGTGATAGATTTGATCCATTCGGATGTTTGTGAATTAAATGGAATTCTAACAAGAGGTGAAAAACAATATTTTATCACTTTTATTGATGACTTCTGAAGATTTACTTATGTGTATCACATGAGGAGTAAAGACGAGGCTTTTGGTATGTTTAAACGTTTTAAGAATGAGGTTGAGAATTTGtttaacaagaaaatcaaagtgtTTCGTAGTGATAGAGGTGGTGAATACTTTTCCAATAAATTTGATGTATTTTGTGAGGAGCATAGGTATGGTACATGAGTGTTCCGCGCCGTATACTACGCAACAAAATGGTTTGGTGGAAAGAAAGAACCGTACCTTAGTGGATATGGTTAACTCGATGTTGTTAAATGCTAAACTTCCATATAACCTATTGGGTGAAGCATTATTAACTGCATGTCATATCCTTAATAGGATACCATCGAGAAAATTCAAGGTATCTCCATATGAGTTATGGAAGGGTCGGAAGCCAAACTTAGATTATTTCAAAGTGTGGAGGTGTTTGGCTTACTATAGAGTTCCCGAGCAACAGAGAACAAAATTAAGGACCAAGAGCCATTAAGGGTGTATTAGTTGGATATGCCCAACATTTTAAAGCTTATCGTGTTCTTGACTTGGTGTCAAGTACGATAATTGAAACGAGAGATGTCGAATTCATTGAAAGTAAGTTTTTCGACGATTCAGTGGATTCGGAACAAGAATATGAACCAATGATCTCAAGTGATCAAAATAAGAGACATCTTTGTGACAATAAGAATATGAAGCCAAGGAAAAGTCAAAgtatgagaaaagaaaaggactttGGTCCCGATTTCATTTCCTCGCAATCTCGAGCGTATCTCGTTGAGGGAGATAGAGAATCTGTAATTAGGAAGATCCCCATAATGGTTAATGTGGAAGGTGATCCACAAACCTATGGTGAAACCATGGCTTCTAGGGATGCAGCATTTTGGAAAGAGACGATCAATGATGAAATGGATTCAATATTGTTCAACAATACTTGGGTCCTAGTTGATCTTCCTCAATGATCGAAGCCTATCGGGTGTAAATGGGTGTTTAAAAGGAAGAATAACCCAACCGGGGGTTCTCCAACTTTTAAGGCTAGACTGGTGGCAAAAGGATTTAGGTAAAATAAAGGCCTAGATTATTTTGACACCTATGCACCAGTGGTTAGGATGACTTCCATTCGAGTCCTTATGGCCCTTGCATCTATCCATAAGTTACATGTGCATCAAATGGATGTTAAGACGGCCTTTTTGAATGTTGATCTCGAAGAGGAAGTCTACATGGAGCAACCGGAAAGCTTTGTGCTTCTCGGGAATGAACATAAAGTGTGTAAATTGATCAAGTCATTATATGGCTTGAAACAAGCGCCTAAACAGTGGCATGAGAAATTTGATTCGGTTATTTTGTCATATGGTTTTTCGCATAATTGTGCGAATAAGTGTATTTACACTAAATTCACCGATAGGTACGGTGTAATTGTTTGTCTCTATGTGGACGATTTGTTGATCTTTGGGACAGATTTGGAAGGTGTTCGTGAGACTAAAGAGTATCTAGTCTCGAATTTTAAGATGAAAGATCTCAACGAGGTAGATACAATCATAGGTATAAAGGTGCAAAAGCATGAAAGGGGCTTTGCACTAAGCCAATCTCACTACATCGAGAAAGTATTGGAGAAGTTCAAACACTTGAATATCAAGGATTCAAACACTCCATTCGATGTGAACTTCAAGTTAAGTGAGAATAATGGCAAGGCTATAGCGCAATTAGAGTACGCTAGCGCAATTGGAAGTCTAATGTATGCAATGCATTGCACCAGACCCGATATCGCATTTGTTGTGTGCAAATTTGCGAGATTTACAAGTTGTCCTAGTACCGATCATTGGAAAGGAATTTGTAGGATTCTTGGTTATCTTAGGAAGACCAAAAATTTGGGATTATTCTATGGTGATTATCCTGCGGTACTAGAAGGTTACTCAGATGCAAGTTGGATTACTAGTCTAAGTGACAATAAGTACACATCGGGATGGATTTTTACGATTGGAGGTGGAGCCATTAGTTGGGCTTCCAAGAAACAAACTTGTATCTCACATTCAACCATGGAGGCTGAATTTATAGTATTGGCGGCTGCCAGCAAGGAAGCGGAATGGCTAAGAGATCTCTTGCTAGATATAAAGTTGTGGCCACAACTTAGGTTCGCCATTTCCGTATATTGTGATAGTGAATCCACAATGTCTCGAGCGTACAATAAGGTGTATAATGGAAAGTCTAGACATATAAGTTTGAGACATGAATATGTGAGACAATTGATTAGGGACGGTGTGATAACTGTTACCTATGTTAGGTCAATTGAGAATTTAGCAGACCCATTGACGAAAAGTTTGTCAAGGGATTTGGTTAAGAGTACCATCGCTATGATGGGTTTAAAACCATTCTAATCGCGTCATTGATAATGAGAACCCTACCTCATTCTAGCCAAAAGTTAGTTTTGAGGTTCAAAGGGTAATAACAAGTTATCGAATGACACCGTGCACTAACGAGAGTTTTAAGATTTAGTGCTTGAGTTTTAAGAGGATGAGTTTTACTCTTAATGGATGAACATTAGTTGTCATGAAATCCACCTATATGGACATGAAGTGGTGCCGCTTCAACGAGAGTTTtctttatggttttttctctCGTACATGTTTATGAAACGAGATGAGCACATGGCCATAACGGTGCTAAAGCAAATAAACACTTACTCAAATACTTTACGATTATGTATGCGAATTTTCCGGTATTGACTTTAAGAGTGATGGTTCAAGTGACTAGGCACCAATCACTTTGTTGATACTTTGAGAGTTTGCACTAAGGAAGGGTTTAATCTGCCGACACCACTTCTTTATGCATGATCGTAGTGTACTTGTGTTATGGAATTAGCAATCTAGTGGgggattgttggaaattatagattgtaaattcattggattttattaatgggtcACTTAGTGTGATTCATGAGTACTTGGATGAATTCGGGTTACGAAGTGAagattcattcattcaatggATACATTTGAGTGCAAGACAAGTAATGTATATGTAAGTGTCTACATTAACTAAGTGTTCATGTAAGATCATTAATTGCTTATCCATGGGTGATGTTCCATTTAAGAGTTACGTCCAATACGAAGGGTTCTGACTCTTTGATAGTGTCCATTGAGTGCATATAAATAGAGACGTTATAGTGCTCAAAtgattattaagaaaattctaGAAATCAGAGTGAGAGTTAGGGAATTCCTCGATTTTACTAGTTGAAGGAATTCATAAGGTTTCGTTATATCTCGGGAGGACCTTTGCCTTACCCCTCTAGTAACTTTGTGTGGGGGCAAATAGTTCTCTTTGGAAAGCGTCATTCGCATCTCGAATCCTATCGTGTTAACCCCACATCGCCTTCGAATCGATCGTCTCCACCCATTTCCCCAACAATCCAAACCATTATGTATGGAATCAATAACGTATAGGCCTAGATAGTACCATAGTCGTCTGTTGAGTTGAGCAAGCTATATATCTCGAGATGATGTCCTCTTGGAAATGACTGCCATTAGgcaaaattaatattcttttttattttagatatAAGGGAGGTTCGTACTATGTGATGACTATAGTAGATTGCAAATTCATTGGACTTgtattttctataaattattCGGTGTAATTCGTGTTCTTAGTTACGGAATCAAAAATTTGggtttatatatacatatactcatgtatatgtgtatgtatgtagaTGTGGTCAACGGTCATTTGACCATAGTGAACAGGGAGAATTAAATTTGGGGCTGGCGGTTATCTCAAGTGCAACGGTCATATTTACCAATGTATGTATTGGTTCATTGAccgaaaagaaattaattaattaattaattaattattgaaaagtTCTTCAGTGGAATATGTTCCGACAAGAGTCATGTCTTTTCTTCTTGATAGAGCCCattaaatacaaataaataaaggctTTCATGCCAAAAGTCATAGAATCGAGATTAATCGAAACACTTCCAGAATATTGAGTGAAATAGTTAGAGTGTTCTACGAGTTTGCTAATCGTAGAACACACTAAGGTTTTGTTGTATCATCGAAGAAATTCGATGAAACCCTTTAACAATTTTGTATGGGGGTGAATAACTCTTTTCGGAAAGTATTGACCCACCTCGAAGTAGTTATTCAACATCGAAGATCGTGTCTTTCATCTTCTTTGACTCTGAGTTCATGATTGACATCGTCTTCTTCAACCGTCTCCGAGGTTTGTCTTCCCCGACCTCGAGTTTGGTTTCGCCTTCATCTCCGAACCATTCGTCCAAAGTAAAATTCCCCAACAATCAAAAAGTGTTATTTGAGATGATTTTGGAGGTTAATGTTGCGTTCGAGGTATGTGATTATCTATTATCTATTGTGCATGCCGTGATCGAAATATAGAGTTTGAGTTTTCCTAATATTGGTATTAGAGCCGTAAAGTTGATTTTCGTAATTGATTAGACTATGAGAGTCACTAaaccaaaatttcaaaatttaatttctatttcacTACTAATAACTTCAAACAAAATGGGTGGTTAATGGATAATCACGCCCATTGATGCATGTATTTTagaaaaagatgaagaaaGAATCTATTGGATGTTTGCTTGGTATCTATTCGGCCATTGGATTGTGtcaatgaatttttattatttttattggtCGCAAAAGAATGTCAAATGAAAGTTACATGATGGCGTCTCTTCGGTCATGAATGTGTATGCATTTGTTCTTATTTTCTCGGTCACCATTCATGAAGTAACTGAACTAAAGTGAggcaattttctttaaatgtTATGTatgttatacatatatacttgAATTATATACTTTAGCGAAAAATTTATGGTTGATAGAGGAATTAAGTTTGTTGTTGGTTAATTCctaaatcttttaattttgtgATATGCAAGATAGAAGTGCTTCgtataatgaaaataatagtGATAAAGGTGTTGACTTTTGATGCTTTTCATAGTAAATAGTGGAGTACATAGATGTTATATGTTACACATGTGGAAACTAAAGGTTAGTAAAACGAAAGATCGTATCTCAGTGGATACGAAAAATCTATCTTGATTGGTTAAGTACCACTTCCATAATCGGATACTGTTAAGGAAACTCAAGACAACTCCATATGAGTTATGAAATGGTAGAAAAtcgattttgaaatatttcaaagtgtGGGAGTGTTTGGCATCATATCGTGTTCTCGGTGAACGGAGAACCAAGTTGGGTTAAGAGCCATAACAGGTGTACtcattatgaaaattttaagcaTTATCGAATTTTTCGTTTTATTGTCAAAAACGATAATTGAAACAAGGAAATCGCGTttcattgaaaataaatattttcgaCGATCAGTTGATTTGGAGTATAAATCCAAACATAATATGTAGTGATCAAACGAATTAGCATCTTAGTGATGATGAGGTTAAGAAAGTGGAATGGTGAAGAGATCTCTTATTAGATATAAAGTTGTGGTCGCAGCCTTGATTGTCATTTCCACATATTGCGATGAAGGTGTTGGCCGTCTTAAGGATATTACTAAATGTACTTTGAGAGTCTAGACATACTAATTTGAGACGTAAGTTTGAAATGATAAGACATGTGAAAGTTTAGCGATCTCATCGACGAAAGGTTAGTCGAGGGATTCGGTATAGATACCATTGCTAAAATGGAATAAAACCATTAATTGCGTTATTGATAATGGGAATCCTACTTCGTTCTAGTCAAAAGCTCGTTTCGAGGTTTAAGGAGCAATAACAAGTTATCGAGTAACAAATATGCACTATGAACAAGGATTTAGTGCATGAAATTAGGAGGATGAATTGTAACTCTTAATGGATTAGTACCCGATATTGGTTATCGAGTAGTCCACCTACCTGATATTGGTTATCGATTAGTCCACCTATATGGACATGAAGTGGTGCCACTTCGAACGAGAATTTTTCCTCAAGGTTTTCTCTATCGTACATGTTCATGAAAACGGGATGGGCACATGGCCATAACGGTGCTAAAGCGAAGAAACTCTTACTCGAATCCTTTCATGGTTGTGCGTGACTTTTTCGGTATCGACTTTAAGAGTGATGGTTTAAGTGACTAGCCTCCAATATCTTTGTTGGTGTCTTGAGGGTTTACAGTAAGAGAGGGTTTAGATCTAACGATACCACTTTTTATGCATAATCGTAATCATTTAATTTCTGGAATGTGCAATCTAATAGGGGATTGATGAGTATAGTAGATTGCAAATTCATTGGGATCGTATTTTCTATAAACTATTCGGTGTAATTCGTGTTGTTAGTGcacgaaataaaaaaaagagcttatatatacatatatacatatgtatatgtatgtatgtagatTGTGGTCTTCGGTCATTTGACCGTAGTGAACAGGGAGAATTAGATTTGGGGCTGGTGGTTATCTCAAATAGAGGTAATCAGTTTCGGGTACCCTTTATTTTCACGATATTCGGACCCTATTCTATAAGGGACATGTTCCAAGATTTTAGAATCGAACCCTACCCTGTTAAATcttggaaccggaacctacccgaaACCTGTGGTATACTataggttccgggtaccctattagaacctgtaattttttttttatctcgctaaataaaatcgaaaatcaaCAACTTAATTGAACTCGAAActagaattaaaaatttcagGACTAAGTAATTTCAGGACAAAAACTAGAACTCCGATAAATGAAAGTCAAGTGACAACTTGATTGAACTCGAAAGACCCAAAATCGGGACGCACCTGAGCATCTCCAAAGAACTGTATACCATGGCCTTTTGAGGAAAACAAATGAAGTCAGAGCATGACTGAATCGATGGCATGGAGAACTAACCAGGCATATATGCACACTTGAACAGAGCAAAATTTAATCACAAAAGGAGTCGGTGCGAATTGATTCACCCGGTCAAAACTGTAGGTCTACCACCGGTgaaaaaaatcccaaaataGCCAAGAGAAATATTCAATCTATTCGAGCTTCAACATGAAACCTACCACCAGTAAAGAAAAACACACTCTACCATGAAAGCTTTGCATTACGGAAACGAAGGAATTCCGCAGAGTGAAGGCGATTACCTTGATGTCCTCGTTTGAGACCCCATAGTCCAAATTAGATACGTAGATCTTCGTACCAGTCTCTGCTGCCAAACCCAGACCAGCTTGAGGTTGGTACAGTGAACCCGCAGCCTGGAACATGGTTGGCGCACGAACTTGAAAACAGGATGGCGCGGAAAAGAAAGATAACACCTTATCAATCAATTTCACACGCTTCTCGGAGCTCGAACCGCAAGGGTTTTGAGAACAGTAAGGCATTGGGTACAGAAAGAAGGGGTTTGACTAGTTGACCTGAGTGGTAGCGCGGTAGTAGGGGTTAGGTTTGTGGGAGCGGCGAGAAGGGTCGGGTAACTTtactcttctctctttttttttttttaatatccaGCTCCGATTCTGGGTACTTTGTAGGCAGGAACCGGAACCAGAACTGATTGTCACCGGTTCctgattttaatacccggaccctaccctattttcaatacgaactacccggaccctaccagTTATGGTAGGTTCTGACAGGTTACGGGTATACCCGatacccgtgcacacccctaatcTCAAATGCAGCGGTCATTATTACCAATGTATGTATTAGTTCATTGaccacaaaaaaattaaataattataaaaaaaagttcctTCATGGAATATATGCCCAAATAAGAGTATGTCTTTTCTTCTTGATACTGTCCATTGAATACAAATAAATGGATCGTTTCGTGCCAAAAGTCAGAATTGAGATTAATTGAAACACTACCAGAATATTGAGTGAAAGAATTAGGGTGTTCTACGAGTTTGATAATTGTAGAACACACAAAGACTTCGTTGTATTCTCAAAGAGATTCACTAAAACCCTTAAGCAACTTTGGGGGCAAATAATTCTTTTTGGAAAGCGTTGACCCGTGACTCGAAGCAATTATTCAACATCGAAGATCGTGTATGTTATCTTTTTCAACTTTGAGTTCATGATCGGCATCGTCTTCTTCGACCGTCTCCAAAGTTCGTCTTCCCCGACCTCGAGTTTGGTTTTGCCTTCGTCTCTGAACCATCTGTCCCAAGGTAAAAATCCCTAACACTTGGGTCTGATGATGGCCCATAGGGATATTCATATGTTTGTATAAATGAGTTTTGACCATACTTGGACGCTACTAGgtaataaaatgatttttctcGTTAGGTCATGAGAATGATTCAGGGATTTTTCGTCAAACCAAGATTTGGAAAGGATCTAGTATTTTTTCATAAAGCTCGTCCCATATCCTTTAAATGGGAAATTACTGAAATACACCATTCATTTGTTACTTTTATCAAACACCCTCAATTAAGGGTTCACACATCAGTCATCCCCTTTATCGTTACTTCTTATGTCCTCTGCACCTCTCATTATTCCATTTGCCTCCTATGTCCTCTCCACACTCATGCATCACCCTCACCATCACCATTCTATTCCGGCCTCTCCTCGCCTGTCAAGCGCCAATCTTCTCAACACCCTATCACAACGTTACCCTTCTATtcatgttcttttattttggaTATGAGTGCATTAATGGTAAGGACAGGTTGCTGATGCAAACCCCTTAACTTAGTGGGAAGGGTTTAAGTTTTTTCCCACAATTCTTAACGGGCTCGGAAAGAGTTTGGAGGCAGACCCTTTCTAAAGGATTTGAATTTGGGAATGATCTAATCGTCCTAAACCCTGCCTTGATACATCCCTAATGGTGCATGCCATTGCATCACATCCCCTTCAAAATGTTATTCATAATCTTGCCGTGGTAAGTTACCGGTAAGAatcttataaataatttttttaaaaaaatgtatagCACTTTACTCTCGATTATTaactcattcatttgttttCAGTTCAGGGAAACTCATGAGgttagtataatgaaatagaaaccTTAATGGCTAATAGTACGTCCCACCAAATATCGAATATAGAATCTCTTGATTACTCAATTATCATGGGGACACATTCATTTGTTTGTCACAATTTTATTAGTACTTTCTCACGGTGTATCGAGAGATAAGActtgaataaaatttttcattctcACATTTTCACTATTGCATAGTAAAATTTGAAgtttcttttgcttttggtGAATCAATTCGAAATTCCACAACATGTCAATTTCCTGGCCAAAATAAATGATCCATGTTTATTGAAAGAAGTTCCAAAAATCTATGGAGTCCATATTTGCTGGAACTCTGTATCATAACCTGCCACAGAGAATAACAACTTAATTACCACTATAtgagtgtgtgtatatatctGATCATCCAatggaataaaataaaactaacaAAGTGTTCGTTAAATAGTAAACAACTCTAATCTCCGTAAG
This region includes:
- the LOC116188810 gene encoding uncharacterized protein LOC116188810, producing MATEVITAFKVMNQEFVKLNRFDGTNFNRWKDKMLFLLTVLNVAYVLDPNLQPLEDPAPDATPQEIAKVAELKKKHEEDKFTCRGHILNTLSDRLYDLYMSMQSPMKIWKALEEKYNTKRQCIDKFLMMKYFEFKMLDSVPIIDQVHELQILVSRLCDLKVIILESLQVEAIISKLPLSWNDYRKKLLYMMEEFTVEKIFRHLRIEEEIQKRDAVYLPQGSKVNHVSKSKNSRKGKRKATSETEDT